A genomic stretch from Arachis stenosperma cultivar V10309 chromosome 3, arast.V10309.gnm1.PFL2, whole genome shotgun sequence includes:
- the LOC130970584 gene encoding NDR1/HIN1-like protein 1, with amino-acid sequence MSSKDCGHHEDESRKLIRLILFGVGGFFFVVLLTIFIIWAVLRPTKPKFTIQDATLYAFNLSSPATNTLTITMQVTLSSHNPNRRIGIYYSNLHAYASYHNQQVTLATELPPTYQGHKDFTVWSPFLFGAAAPVSPFTLSSLQQDRGAGAVVVNVKIYGRVKWKVGTWVSGRYHLFVNCPAYIRFTGGGDRSGSGIQIVAPAKFQLLQGCSVDV; translated from the exons ATGTCCTCCAAGGACTGCGGCCACCACGAAGACGAGAGCCGCAAGCTCATCCGCCTAATCCTGTTCGGCGTCGGCGGCTTCTTCTTCGTAGTCCTCCTCACAATATTCATCATATGGGCCGTCCTCAGGCCCACCAAGCCCAAATTCACAATCCAAGACGCCACACTGTACGCCTTCAACCTCTCCTCCCCCGCCACCAACACCCTCACCATCACCATGCAAGTCACCCTCTCTTCCCACAATCCCAACCGCCGCATCGGAATCTATTATTCCAACCTCCACGCTTACGCCTCCTACCATAACCAACAG GTAACGCTTGCCACCGAGCTTCCCCCAACGTACCAAGGACACAAAGATTTCACCGTTTGGTCGCCGTTTCTTTTCGGCGCCGCAGCGCCGGTGTCGCCGTTTACGTTGAGTTCGTTGCAGCAGGACCGGGGTGCGGGTGCCGTCGTGGTCAACGTCAAGATCTACGGAAGGGTCAAGTGGAAGGTGGGGACTTGGGTCTCTGGAAGGTACCATTTGTTCGTGAACTGCCCGGCGTATATAAGGTTCACCGGCGGCGGTGATCGGAGCGGCAGCGGGATCCAGATTGTGGCTCCGGCGAAGTTTCAGCTCTTGCAGGGTTGCAGTGTTGATGTTTAG
- the LOC130965545 gene encoding uncharacterized protein LOC130965545: protein MQACRRVFNVFENRSQISFIELYVEFEQSEADRNILQEDYNSDSEEEFESNYEFAVPDGDEDQGERTMCPDVTEVANALANEVPFEEPSFMRVLDLEAMHVPEFPEYMTAEIPMVADGEFVVGMEFSSREAVIKVVKEYTIRRSVDYRVYESEPLTFYAKCTQYGSGCDWLIRVSLISRKYCWVIRRYNGSHTCKSVIAEVQSKFNYTVSYRKAWLAKQRAIEKIFGGWEASYEALPIWFEAMCHKEPSAVVHFETMPAYQGDDLVGDIRVLHRVFWSYYPCIRAFRHCKPIVQVDGTHLYEKYKGCACGSFPGWKHNIVPIAFAIVEGETSDAWHFFLSNLRQHVVTRDGVGLISDRHESINAAVERSNGAWSPPRAFHMFCIRHIESNFLRKFKAPYLQKLVVNIGYSRTVREYEVRYQRLRDRGEAYTNWLDRIPREQYALAFDGGYRWGHMTTNLVECINSVLKGARNLPITALVKATFYRLNELFTRKRADAEARINAGHVFSEIVTSKLHANQLASGNIQVSCFDRQNEVFEVREMPSGLEFAVDLRSLRCDCGEFQVDRISCRHVFACCANQRLNWRLYVHDVYKMDQVRRVYRARFRPLGNPTTWPAYNGPRFIPNLYMRRVSKGRPRMTRFLNEMDTRMLRRPRRCTLCGAEGHSRSRCHRSVGANTNREAP from the exons ATGCAAGCATGCAGGAGAGTTTTCAATGTATTTGAAAACCGGTCTCAGATCTCGTTCATCGAGTTGTATGTTGAGTTCGAACAATCTGAGGCTGACCGGAATATTCTACAGGAAGATTATAATAGTGACAGTGAAGAAGAGTTCGAAAGCAACTATGAATTTGCTGTTCCAgatggtgatgaagatcaaggtGAGAGAACCATGTGCCCAGATGTGACAGAAGTGGCAAATGCACTTGCAAACGAAGTGCCGTTTGAGGAGCCATCATTCATGCGAGTTTTAGACTTGGAAGCCATGCATGTTCCTGAATTTCCGGAATATATGACTGCAG AAATTCCTATGGTCGCAGATGGTGAATTCGTCGTTGGGATGGAGTTCAGTTCCAGGGAAGCTGTTATTAAGGTGGTTAAGGAGTATACCATACGACGAAGTGTAGACTACCGGGTTTATGAGTCTGAGCCGTTGACATTTTATGCCAAGTGTACACAGTATGGGTCAGGGTGTGATTGGCTTATCAGGGTTAGCTTGATCAGCAGGAAGTACTGTTGGGTTATAAGGAGGTATAATGGTAGCCACACCT GTAAATCGGTAATAGCAGAAGTGCAATCGAAATTCAACTACACCGTCAGTTACCGAAAAGCATGGTTGGCTAAGCAGAGGgcaatagaaaaaatatttggaggtTGGGAAGCATCGTATGAAGCCTTGCCTATATGGTTTGAGGCCATGTGTCACAAGGAGCCATCAGCTGTTGTCCATTTTGAGACTATGCCTGCATATCAAGGCGATGACTTGGTGGGTGATATTCGGGTACTGCATCGTGTATTCTGGAGTTATTACCCTTGCATTAGGGCATTCAGACATTGTAAACCAATTGTCCAGGTGGATGGTACTCACTTGTACGAAAAGTATAAGGGTTGTGCTTGTGGCAGTTTCCCAGGATGGAAACACAATATCGTTCCGATTGCGTTTGCTATTGTTGAGGGAGAGACTTCTGATGCATGGCATTTTTTCCTAAGTAACCTCCGTCAACATGTTGTTACTCGGGATGGAGTGGGTCTAATATCTGACAGGCACGAGTCCATCAATGCAGCTGTCGAACGAAGTAACGGAGCTTGGTCACCTCCTAGAGCTTTTCATATGTTTTGCATCAGGCATATAGAGTCGAATTTTCTCAGAAAATTCAAGGCACCTTACCTACAAAAATTGGTCGTTAACATCG GATATTCGAGGACGGTGCGGGAGTACGAAGTGCGTTACCAGCGTTTAAGGGACCGCGGCGAGGCATACACAAACTGGTTAGACCGAATTCCTCGCGAACAGTACGCACTGGCCTTTGATGGCGGGTACCGATGGGGTCACATGACGACGAATCTAGTGGAGTGCATCAACTCAGTATTGAAGGGTGCCCGCAATCTTCCCATTACTGCTCTTGTGAAGGCAACATTCTACAGACTAAATGAGTTGTTCACCCGTAAAAGAGCGGATGCGGAAGCCCGGATCAATGCTGGCCATGTGTTTTCTGAGATAGTGACTTCGAAGTTGCATGCAAACCAACTTGCATCAGGAAACATACAGGTTAGTTGCTTTGACCGCCAGAATGAGGTCTTTGAGGTTCGTGAGATGCCAAGTGGGCTAGAGTTTGCAGTTGATCTACGTAGCCTTCGATGTGACTGTGGTGAGTTCCAAGTGGACCGAATCTCCTGTCGACATGTATTTGCATGTTGTGCCAACCAGCGACTTAATTGGCGACTTTATGTTCATGATGTGTATAAGATGGATCAAGTGCGGCGGGTGTACCGAGCACGGTTTAGGCCATTGGGTAATCCCACTACATGGCCTGCTTACAACGGACCTCGGTTCATACCGAATCTGTACATGCGACGGGTGTCAAAAGGTCGGCCCAGGATGACGCGTTTTCTGAATGAGATGGACACGAGGATGTTACGTCGTCCTAGGCGATGTACTCTATGTGGTGCTGAGGGACATAGTCGAAGCAGATGCCATCGGTCTGTTGGTGCAAATACCAACAGAGAAGCCCCCTAG